Genomic window (Achromobacter sp. B7):
GGCGTGAAACCACGGGCTGCTCATGTAAAACGCCGCGCCCTTCGCGCCCTGCGTCAGGCGCAGCAGACCGGTAATCAGCACCAGCACGGCGCTGACGCCGTAAAGACGGTCGTAGATCACCAGGCGCTTGACGCCCGCGGCGGTCAGGTCCGGGCGTAGCAATACGGCTTCGGCGGTCAGCACAACCACCAGTACAAATATCGCAAGGTAATGGAACCAGGCGTATAGCGCGTCGGCCAGCATGTCGTCTCCAGGGTAGGGGTGAAGCATGGTTTTACCATTGGCCGGTGGCGGCGCGTGGTGCGGTGGATATAAAAAAACGCACCGGGGCGATCAGCCGGCGCCGTCGAAAAGACAGCATGAAAAAAGGCGCCCCGAAGGGCGCCTTTTGCGTCAGGACAAGCGCGGTATCAACGGCGCTTCTTGGCGGCGTCGGCGGCTTCCTGCTGCGCGTCCACAACGGCCAGCGCCGTCATGTTGACGATACGGCGCACGGTGGCGCTGGTCGTCAGGATGTGCACCGGGCGCGCGGCGCCCAGCAGGATCGGACCCATCGCGACGCCATTGCTGCCCGTCATCTTCAGCATGTTGTACGTGATGTTGCCCGTGTCCAGGTTCGGCATGACCAGCAGGTTGGCGCGACCCTTGAGCGTGCTGTCCGGGTAGGCCAGCACACGGATCTTTTCCGACAAGGCGGCGTCGGCGTGCATTTCGCCGTCTACTTCCAGATCCGGCGCGCGGTCTTGCACCAGCTTGCTGGCGGCGGCCATCTTCTTGGACGATTCCGTGACGCGGCTGCCAAAGTTCGAATGCGACAGCAGGGCGATCTTCGGCACCACGCCAAAACGCAGCATTTCGTCCGCGGCCTGGATGGTGATGTTGGCCACTTCTTCCGCCGTCGGGTTTTCGTTGACGTGGGTGTCGGTGACGAACAGCGTCTGGTCGGGCAGCATCAGCACGTTCAGCGCGGCGTACGTCTGGCCTTCTTTCTTGCCGATGATCTCGTCGACGTACTTGAGCTGGTTGTCGTACTTGCTGGCCACGCCGCACAGCAGCGCGTCGGCGTCACCGCGACGCAGCAGCATCGCGCCGATCAGCGTGTTGTGCTTGCGGATCATCGCCTTGGCGATGGCCGGCGTCACGCCTTCACGGCCCTTGAGCTGGTAGTACGCATTCCAGGTTTCGTTAAAGCGGCTGTCGTCTTCAGGGTCGACAATTTCGAAGTGCTCGCCGGCCACCAGGCGCAGGCCGGCCTTGTTGATGCGCATTTCGATGACCGACGGGCGGCCGATCAGGATCGGCCGCGCCAGCTTTTCGTCGACCACGGTTTGCACGGCGCGCAGGACGCGCTCGTCTTCGCCGTCGGCGTAGATGACGCGCTTGGGCGCCTTCTTGGCCTGGGCGAACAGCGGACGCATCAGCTGGCCCGAGTGGTACACAAAGCCCATCAGCTTCTGGCGATAGGCTTCGATGTCTTCGATGGGGCGGGCGGCCACGCCGGAGTCGGCGGCGGCTTGGGCCACGGCCGGCGCAATCTGGAAGATCAGGCGGGGGTCGAAGGGCTTGGGGATGATGTAGTCGGGGCCGAACGACAGTTCCTGGCCGGCGTAGGCGCGGGCCACTTCATCGTTTTGTTCGGCTTGTGCCAGCTCGGCAATGGCCTTCACGCAAGCCAGCTTCATTTCTTCCGTGATGCGCGAGGCGCCGGCGTCCATGGCGCCGCGGAAGATGAACGGGAAGCACAGCACGTTGTTGACCTGGTTCGGGTAGTCCGAACGGCCGGTGGCGATGATGCAATCCGGGCGGGCGGCCTTGGCCACTTCCGGGCGGATTTCCGGTTCGGGGTTGGCCAACGCCAGGATCAGCGGACGGTCGGCCATGGTCTTGACCATGTCGCCCGTCAACACGCCGGAGGTCGAGCAGCCCAGGAACACGTCGGCGCCGTTGACCACATCGGCCAGCGTGCGCGCGTCGGTCTTTTGCGCGTAGCGCTTCTTGTTGGCTTCCATGTTTTCGTCGCGGCCGTCCCAGATGACGCCGCGCGAGTCCACCACATAGATGTTCTCGCGCTTGACGCCCAGGTGCACCAGCAGGTCCAGGCAGGCGATGGCGGCAGCGCCCGCGCCCGAGCAAGCCAGCTTGACCGCGCCGATGTCCTTGCCCACGACCTTCAGGCCGTTCAGGATGGCGGCCGACGAAATGATGGCGGTGCCGTGCTGGTCGTCATGGAAGACGGGAATCTTCATGCGCTCGCGCAGCTTCTTCTCGATGTAGAAGCACTCGGGCGCCTTGATGTCTTCCAGGTTGACGCCGCCCAGCGTGGGCTCCAGCGCCGCGATGATGTCGACCAGCTTGTCCGGATCGTTCTCGGCCAGTTCGATGTCGAACACGTCGATGCCGGCAAACTTCTTGAACAGGCAGCCCTTGCCTTCCATGACCGGCTTGGCGGCCAGCGGGCCGATGTTGCCCAGACCCAGGACGGCGGTGCCGTTGGTGATCACGCCCACCAGGTTGCCGCGCGAGGTGTACTTGGACGCCGCGTCTTCACCCTGGTCGAAGATGGCCATGCAAGCTGCCGCCACGCCGGGCGAGTAGGCCAGGGACAAGTCGTCCTGGTTGGCCAGCGTCTTGGTCGGCACGACCGAGATTTTGCCGGGGGTGGGATAGGCGTGGTAATCCAACGCCAGTTTGGTAAGAGTTTCGTCCATGGGATCGGGGCCTCTGAGGCACTAACTGAGAAAGAAAACGGGATGAAAAGCGAAGATGACAAACGGCGGGCTCGCGGCCCGCCGGTTTCTTTGCGAAATGCTTAGGGAACACCCGTATTTCACCAGAAAGCGCGGGCGCTTGGTTGTTGCAGTGCAGCGATCAGGCGGGTTTGGTCAAAAACCCGTCGGATTTATTTGAAGCTGCGCTGAAAGCCGGCGATGCCTTTGCCGGAGGAGCGGGCACGCGCTTCGACGCGGCCGCCGTAGCCCGTAGCCCGTACCCGTACCGGTTTGTGCCTCGTCTACAACTCCCAGGGCGGCGTCTGGCGCGTGCCCGCGTTCAGGCGCTGACGCATGGCGTCGGCGTCTCCCTGCCGGCCCAGGCTGTCCAGCGCGTACAGCACGATCCAGTCGGCGCTGACTTCGAAGAAGTCGCGCAGTTGCGCGCGGGTGTCACTGCGGCCGAAGCCGTCGGTGCCCAGCGTGCGGTATGGCGCGGGCACCCAGGCGCGGATCTGTTCAGGCACGGCGCGCACATAGTCGGTGGCGGCAATCACCGGCGCGTCGCTGCCGCCCAGGCAGGTGCGAACCCAATCCGCGTCGTCGGCGGCTTCCAGGCCCAGGACGCGGGCGCGCTCGGCTTGGCGGCCATCGCGGGCCAACTCAGAAAAGCTGGTCACGCTCCAGACCTCGGCATCCACGCCGTAGTCAGCGTGCAGCCGGTCGGCCGCCATGTCGGCTTCGCGCAGCATGGGCCCGGCGCCCAGCAGCCGGACCTGTGCCTGTACGCGCGCGGCCCGCAGCCGGTACATGCCGCGCAGGATGCCGACGCGCACGGCGGGGTCGGCGGGCATGTCGGGCTGCGCCAGGTTTTCGTTGGTGACGGTCAGGTAGAAGAATTCGTCGTGCTGCTCGTCCAGCATGCGGCGCATGCCGTGTTCGACGATGACGGCAACTTCAAACGCATACGCGGGATCGTAGGCGCGGCAGTTCGGCACGGCGGCGGCCATGATGTGGCTGGAGCCGTCCTGATGCTGCAAGCCTTCGCCGCCCAACGTGGTGCGGCCCGACGTGGCGCCGATCAAAAAGCCGCGCGTGCGTTGGTCAGCGGCGGCCCAGATCAGGTCGCCGATGCGCTGGAAGCCGAACATCGAGTAATAGATATAGAAGGGCAACATCGGCAAGCCGTTGACCGAATAGCTGGTGCCCGCCGCCGTCCACGACGAAATCGCGCCGGCTTCGGTAATGCCTTCCTCAAGGATCTGCCCGTCGCGCGCTTCGCGGTAATACAGCACCGAGCCGATGTCCTCGGGTTCGTACAACTGGCCTTGCGCTGAATAGATGCCGATCTGCCGGAACAGGTTTGCCATGCCGAAGGTGCGGGCCTCGTCAGCCACGATGGGTACGATGCGCGAGCCCACCGTGGCGTCTTTCAGCAGCCCGGTCAGCATGCGCACGATGGCCATGGTGGACGACATTTCCTTGCCGTCGGCGGCCAGCGCGAAGCGCGCCCACTGTTCGACGGCGGGCGGCGCCAGGCGTGGAGATTCGGTGCGACGGCGGGGGATGTGGCCGCCCAGCGCCGCGCGGCGGGCTTGCAGGTGGCGCAGTTCGGCGCTGTCTTCGGCCGGGCGGTAGAACTTCAGGGCCAGGCAGTCGGCATCTGAAATGGGCAAGGCAAAGCGGTCGCGAAACGCCAGCAGCGCTTCATCGTCCAGCTTTTTCTGCTGATGCGTCGTCATCTTGCCCTGGCCCGCGGCGCCCATGCCGAAGCCTTTTTTCGTCTGCGCCAGAATCACGGTAGGTTGTCCGCGATGCTGCGCGGCGCGGTGATAAGCCGCATGGATCTTCACCATGTCATGGCCACCGCGATGCAGGCGGTCGATGGCTTCGTCGGTCCAGTCGGCCACCAGCGCCGCCAGTTCCGGGTTCTGGTTGAAGAAGTGGGCGCGGTTGAAGGCGCCGTCATTGGCGGCAAAGGTCTGGAATTGCCCGTCCACCGTGTTGGCGAAGGCTCGGGCCAGCGCGCCGTTCGTGTCGCGGCGAAGCAGGGCGTCCCAGTCGCTGCCCCACACCAGCTTGATGACGTTCCAGCCGGCGCCGGCGTACAGGGTTTCAAGCTCGTCGATGATGCGGCCGTTGCCGCGCACCGGGCCGTCCAGCCGTTGCAGGTTGCAGTTGACGACGAACACCAGGTTGTCCAGCTTTTCGCGCGCGGCGAGCGTCAGCGCGGCGATGGATTCGGGTTCGTCCATTTCGCCGTCGCCGAAAATGCCCCAGACCTTGCGGTCGCCGGCGGGCACCAGCGAGCGGTGTTCCAGGTAGCGCATGAAGCGCGCCTGGTAAATGGCGTTGATGGGTCCGATGCCCATGGACCCTGTCGGGAACTGCCAGAAGTCCGGCATCAGCCAGGGGTGCGGGTAGGACGACAACCCGCGCAGGCCGCGCGCGGTGGCGGTGATTTCCTGTCGAAAATGCGCCAGATCGTCTTCGCCCAGAAAGCCTTCAAGGAAGGCGCGGGCGTACACGCCGGGCGCGGAGTGCGGCTGCATGTAGACCAGGTCACCCGGGCCGTCGGCGGTTTGCGCGCGGAAGAAGTGGTTGAAGCCGACTTCGAACAAGTCGGCGGCCGATGCATAGCTGGCAATGTGGCCGCCAAGTTCCCCGTGCGCCTGGTTGGCACGCACGACCATGGCCAGCGCGTTCCAGCGGTTGATGCGGGCGATGCGTTCTTCAACGGCCAGGTTGCCGGGAAAAGGCGGTTCCTGGTCGGCCGGTATCGTGTTCAGGTAGGCGGTGCGCGTCTGGCTGTTGGCGCGCAGTCCCAGGGACGCGGCATGCCCCAGCAGGCTGTCCAGCACGTAGCCCGCGCGGCTTGCTCCGCCCGCGTCGACCAGTGATTGCAGGGCGTCGCGCCATTCGGCGGTTTCGGCCGGGTCGGCATCGGTGGGGTGGTCATGCCCCGGGGCGGGGTGGCTTGCG
Coding sequences:
- the mdeB gene encoding alpha-ketoglutarate dehydrogenase — its product is MRDASHPAPGHDHPTDADPAETAEWRDALQSLVDAGGASRAGYVLDSLLGHAASLGLRANSQTRTAYLNTIPADQEPPFPGNLAVEERIARINRWNALAMVVRANQAHGELGGHIASYASAADLFEVGFNHFFRAQTADGPGDLVYMQPHSAPGVYARAFLEGFLGEDDLAHFRQEITATARGLRGLSSYPHPWLMPDFWQFPTGSMGIGPINAIYQARFMRYLEHRSLVPAGDRKVWGIFGDGEMDEPESIAALTLAAREKLDNLVFVVNCNLQRLDGPVRGNGRIIDELETLYAGAGWNVIKLVWGSDWDALLRRDTNGALARAFANTVDGQFQTFAANDGAFNRAHFFNQNPELAALVADWTDEAIDRLHRGGHDMVKIHAAYHRAAQHRGQPTVILAQTKKGFGMGAAGQGKMTTHQQKKLDDEALLAFRDRFALPISDADCLALKFYRPAEDSAELRHLQARRAALGGHIPRRRTESPRLAPPAVEQWARFALAADGKEMSSTMAIVRMLTGLLKDATVGSRIVPIVADEARTFGMANLFRQIGIYSAQGQLYEPEDIGSVLYYREARDGQILEEGITEAGAISSWTAAGTSYSVNGLPMLPFYIYYSMFGFQRIGDLIWAAADQRTRGFLIGATSGRTTLGGEGLQHQDGSSHIMAAAVPNCRAYDPAYAFEVAVIVEHGMRRMLDEQHDEFFYLTVTNENLAQPDMPADPAVRVGILRGMYRLRAARVQAQVRLLGAGPMLREADMAADRLHADYGVDAEVWSVTSFSELARDGRQAERARVLGLEAADDADWVRTCLGGSDAPVIAATDYVRAVPEQIRAWVPAPYRTLGTDGFGRSDTRAQLRDFFEVSADWIVLYALDSLGRQGDADAMRQRLNAGTRQTPPWEL
- a CDS encoding NADP-dependent malic enzyme — its product is MDETLTKLALDYHAYPTPGKISVVPTKTLANQDDLSLAYSPGVAAACMAIFDQGEDAASKYTSRGNLVGVITNGTAVLGLGNIGPLAAKPVMEGKGCLFKKFAGIDVFDIELAENDPDKLVDIIAALEPTLGGVNLEDIKAPECFYIEKKLRERMKIPVFHDDQHGTAIISSAAILNGLKVVGKDIGAVKLACSGAGAAAIACLDLLVHLGVKRENIYVVDSRGVIWDGRDENMEANKKRYAQKTDARTLADVVNGADVFLGCSTSGVLTGDMVKTMADRPLILALANPEPEIRPEVAKAARPDCIIATGRSDYPNQVNNVLCFPFIFRGAMDAGASRITEEMKLACVKAIAELAQAEQNDEVARAYAGQELSFGPDYIIPKPFDPRLIFQIAPAVAQAAADSGVAARPIEDIEAYRQKLMGFVYHSGQLMRPLFAQAKKAPKRVIYADGEDERVLRAVQTVVDEKLARPILIGRPSVIEMRINKAGLRLVAGEHFEIVDPEDDSRFNETWNAYYQLKGREGVTPAIAKAMIRKHNTLIGAMLLRRGDADALLCGVASKYDNQLKYVDEIIGKKEGQTYAALNVLMLPDQTLFVTDTHVNENPTAEEVANITIQAADEMLRFGVVPKIALLSHSNFGSRVTESSKKMAAASKLVQDRAPDLEVDGEMHADAALSEKIRVLAYPDSTLKGRANLLVMPNLDTGNITYNMLKMTGSNGVAMGPILLGAARPVHILTTSATVRRIVNMTALAVVDAQQEAADAAKKRR
- a CDS encoding DUF2214 family protein — protein: MLADALYAWFHYLAIFVLVVVLTAEAVLLRPDLTAAGVKRLVIYDRLYGVSAVLVLITGLLRLTQGAKGAAFYMSSPWFHAKITLFVIIALCSIPPTLAIFRWAKQSRQQAGFVPTLPEIKRVRRWVMIESHLFIFLPLFAVLMARHISV